CTTATATTTCATATGCATGCCTGGGTATTGTTTATTAGACACATCGCTAAGGATTATAATGCCCCTTAATTGAAGGGCATTATAATTGAAgggcttagagcaaccacagtcatgaccaaatttggggactatacccaaatttggtcccaaattcagccgcagtggtactgactaaaaccatatttagtccagttaattagggtttgcgaccaaatgtggtcgccaacccagactaaaatgattaatagtgggacggaagtatagtgggcgtatgatttcagacggaagtatagtggACGCTCCACATCGGGCGTACGTATAAATAACGTATGATAATGGGGCGGATGTATATAGAGCGTTTGAGTTAGGCGTTATTATAAACACCGCCGGGCCATACGTAGATAAAACCTACGCCCCATAGCAGACGCAGTTATTAAAAACGCCTGGTTTGGACGCAGTTACTAAAAGCGCCTGCTCCGGGCGCATGTATTATGACCGTATGCGGGAGACGGACGTATTATTAACGTCTGTGTGAGACGCATGTTTTATGGGCGTATGAGTGAGACGCATGTTTTATGGGCGTATGAGTGAGGAGCATATATTACGACCGTATGGAGTGGGCGCATGTTTTAGAAGCGTCTGGGATGGGCGCATATATTAGGACCGTCTGGAGTGGGCGCATGTTTTACGAGCGTCTGGGACGGACGCTCGTATTATGAGCGTTTGTTCGGAGCGCATGTATTACGAGCGTCCGTTACCAGGCGCATGTATTACGTGCGCCAACGGTTATATTTTGgaattctgattttggttttctgaTTTTCCGACCGTTTGATAGATTGCAACGGCTctttcgtatatctatatatagcATTTGACAAACTTATTTCTGCATAATCTTATCATTTATAATttctatttcaagaaatatagaaATATGGCACCACGAGGTCCCAATTTTACAACAGAAGAAGATACAATGATATGTAGAATCCATTTAGCCATATCTCAAGATTCTGCTACCGGAACCGATCAACCAGAAAGAGTATTATGGAGTCGGATCAAAGATAAGTTGGAAGAAGCCCTGCCTTGTAAACCAAAACGTACTTGGACTTCTATCCAGAGTCGATTTCAGGGAATCAGTAGACAGGTTTCACTTTATTCTGCAAAAGTGTTGGAAGTTGATGGTGAATATCATAGCGGATGGAATGAAGTCTCGAGGGTAAGTAATCGTCAATTTTTGCACCCTTAATAATTATATACATGTAATTGGAACTGATGAGTATTGAAAATAATAACAGGTTGAAGAGATAAGAAAGCGATTCAAAGAAAGTAATGGTAAccaaaaatttaagcacgaagagtgctacgaaATTCTAAAAGATAGTATCAAATATTCAGGACGGTCGACGTTTGTGTTTGATTCAGGCCAAGAAATGGAAGATTCTCAGAGTGGTGAGGAAAACGCTGATATTGAGGAAACAATTCCAGGCGAGTCCAGTGATGATCTAGATATTGGAGATATAGAGAACACACGTAAGCGTCAGTTGGGGAAGAAAGCATCGAAACAActaaagaaaacagggagagcaaAATCCAATGCCCAGGAGGAAATGCTAGAGGATATAATTAAGGAGCAGCAAAGTTTCAATGAACATTACAAAGCACAATCACTAATGAAGATGGGACAGAGACAAGCTGAGTTTGAAGCAATACAAGCTAAGTCTGCGGCAAAGTTTGCGGCGAAACAAGCTAGGCAAGAAAAACTCGATTTAAAGAAAGAAGCGGACGATGACTTGGCCATAATGTTGAAGGATGTCTCTACATTGGACACTGTAACAAGagagtacttcgaacttcgaaagaTGGAAATACTACAACgcaaaagaaaccaatcttaaagcATGACCGAATTAGTTGAACCTTAATATttatcattaaaaaaaattagtgagttttagtcaattttagtgaattttaatttttatatgatAAATAGTACATTAGTAAGCAACGTTACAACATATTTTCCGATGAAGAAATACGATACAACATATTTCCATCCCAACTTAATAATTATCTCCAAAATTTGACCATATGTGTTCGATTAAATCTTGACGCAAGCGAAAATGTGTTTCTTTATTGTGTATAGCATGACGCCGATGTGCAGCTCTCATTCTGGAAAGTTCCTCAGTACCTACCCTCGATATATTCACCGGTGCCGACCTGCTACGTGAGTCATATTCATGTGGCCAATCACCGGGAAGACGCTCATCCtccactatcatattatgtaaaataATAACCGTTTTCattatataggcaagcacatccggGTTCCACATTCGTGCAGGTTGTTTGACAATGGCAAATTGTTGTTGCAGTACACCAAATCCACGCTCTACATCTTTCCGTGctccctcttgcatcgatgaaaatttatatttttcGGTGTATCTGGTTGTTTAATGGCCATCACAATAGTAGCAATCTGTGGATAAATGCCATCACCGAGATAATATCCCATATCATATGCATGCCCGTTTACTTCAAAGTTCACCGGTGGTGTTTTCCCGTTGATAAGTTTTCGAAAAATATAAGAACGATTCATTACATTAATATCATTGCAGgagccgggcataccaaaaaacgCATGCCAAAACCAGAGATCATGTGACACCACTGCCTCTAGCACAATACTTtcactccctttatacgcggtgtatacTCCTGATTCTGCTGACGGACatctatcccatttccaatgcatacaatccacgctccccagcatcccaggaaatcccctgTCTTTGTTTTCTTTCAGCAACAGTTCAACATCACCCGCAGTTGGTGAGcgtaaatattctttcccatataaTACCACAATCGTCTTGCAAAACCGACGGGTTGCTTCTAAAACGGTGGTTTCTCCAATGCGTAAATACTCATCTATTGCATCTGCTgcacatccataagctaacattcgGATTGCTGCAGTTACTTTCTGATGAGGGGATAATCCAAGAATGCCACAAGCATCTCTTTTTTGAGCAAAATAAGGATTTCTAGACACCACATCTGCCAATATTCGGTTGAACAATTCTCGCCGCATTCTGAATCTCCTACGAAATATGTTAGCTGGGTAGGTGGGGTTGTCAGAAAAGTAGTCATTCCAGAGAAGTATATCTCCGGCTTCACGATTTCTTGGTATTTTTATACGAGTATGAGACCATGTCATACTTGTAATGGCAGTTCCCAAACTAACTGCTAGATTATTTCGGCTCAATGCAACCgcatcttcatctgatgagtaaAAGCTGTTATCAGAGAtcgcagaagaagaagtagaagaaaattCGGAGTCcgacgaagaagaagattcagcGTTATTGTCACAGTATTCCATTGGAATGTATAGTTTGAGAAGTGATTGGGagagttcgaagaagaagaatatttgcAGTGTTGGTTTGTATTCACCGAGATATGTAGTATTGGTTTTATAGACACATGATAGACACTTATGGCATTGCAGATTGAAAATGCGAGTGAAAAGAATTGACACTGCAATTCCAATACTCAATCATGTCAACACTACCCAATCAAGCGGCGTGAATCCCATTTCACCAAAAGGGAAGTGAAAAGTATGCGTTGTATCCCACCAACGTTCAACAAGATAATCAATCACTGGGTGTGATGCTTCTCCTATTTCCATGGCTAATAAACGTCCCCATCCTGCCTTGTCGATAATGTATTTAATTTTTGGACTATGTTTTGTTATCTCCTTATAATAAACAATGACCGAAAAGAGTGAACCACGATGTTGGTACCTGAATTTTGGATCGCTTGAATATGTAATATCTGTAGAAGCGTGTTTGTCACTATCTTCCAGGCAATTGTAGTTATCTAGGGATACCACGGACGGTGTTGTTTCATCTTCGCTATCTTCATCGAACCCGGTATCTGGAACTTCCAAATCTCCAACATTAGGGTCTATTTCAGGCTCCATTGGACCTTTACCTTTGCGTTTCTTATTATTCATCTTTTTTCCTTGTGCAAATCTCGACGTTATTCTGCTCAACATCTGAGCACGATATAAATACAAGTTAGTAATTGTTTTTTCTGAGTTTACAGCATCCATAAGAAGTTCTATTCTATATTATAGAAGATCAAAATTTATAGTATAGAAGATCAAAAAAATTTACAGtaaagattattttttatttacttacAGTATAGAAGATCAAAATTTTTTAAAGTAAATAAATACGAAAATTACATTAAACGAGTTTGAATCTCACTACATACACCGTCTATATCACAGAACTGTTTAAAATTTTGTATCTCCCCTTGTGTGAGCAACAACAATACATGTTTAATGAATTTGAGTGAACTACTACAGGTGATAAATTAGAATTATTGTATTCTATCAATCATGTTACAGTGTGTTATTTCGCTATTAGATGATGATGCGGAAGTATATaactaatcaaacaaacaaactaaTCAAACAAACAGTAATCAAACAAACAGTAATCAAATAAACagtacataatcaaacaaacAGTAACCTCACGGTATTCTTAATGAAATCAACATGCAATCCACCGATTCCACCCAAACACAGCCTAATTAATCGTAACtttaatcttgaatcaaattatcCAACCAAAAACAGattaccccaaaacaaaccatacctttaatcttcaatcaaattTGCCCGCACCCGATTAACGAATAAGATTAGTCGTTTCTTTCACAAGAACTCGTTTCTCCGCACCCAATCAAATGGCCGTCACATGAGATTTAGGTATTGCCCTAGATTTTTACTTAGGTTtcgtcgtttttttttcttctgtaaaaacgtaggttatgtaaaaagaggaggagaagaggaTAAAAGAAGTATATATTCAGACGGTCTTTCCTAAAAGCGCCCCACACAAACGCTATTTCTGTGCACGCCCCATCGAAACGCATTTATTAACAACGTCCCAACTAGACGCACTTATTAACAACGTCTGGTTAAGACGCACTTATTAAAAACGTCCCAACCAGACGCCTCTTTCATGCACGCCCCACACAGACGCTTTTTCAATGCACGCCCCATTCAGACGCTACTTCTATAAACTCCCCAATCAAACGCATCTTGTATAAACGTCTCACCCAGACGCATAAGCCATTAACGTCCGAAACATACGCACTTTATATCTCCGTATGAATGGGACGCACTTTTAATCCCCGTCCCTGTAGACGCACTTTCCATCCCCGTCCCATATCCGGCGTTAATTATACCTACGCCTCAATCAAACGCGCATTATACCTACGTTTCACTCAAACGCATAATATAAAGCCGCCTAATCAACAAACGTGAATATAATTTCCGTCTGACATCGGGCGTgtgtataagttacgcttcaccaaatttggtgttctaccactgcgcttgaacacccagaataccaaatttttttgatttttggtcttacttttggtatttggtccgtctcatggctgtggttgctcttagcaaTCAATGATATCACTCAATTTTTCATCTCAGGTGCATGCATTAGCTCCATCTTCGAAATGATAGACACAGTGACAGCTGGGAACGCAGTTCTGTACATAATTAATGAACTGTCGTGGGAAAATAGATCGAGAATACTTATCCCCATTCACCTTCTTCCAGAAATCATATATCTTATGTTTGATGTGTTCACAAGCTATGGTTTCTGAAAGGACAATTGATAAAAGACACCATGTAGGATTAGTAATTATAAAAGTACATCCGTTATTTTGATAATTGCTCCATCCAAAAACAACGTTAAGGCTCACCATCTCGATTTAGTCCATATATAACCGTACATCTATTGAAGCTGATCAACAGTTAATGCTCATTACAAATCGTAAAATTACTGATGTGCCATTCGTATTAGAACAAATGGAATGAGAAAATCGAGTTTTCGTTTCTTTCATCTCTTTTCAATCCATCTCTCTCAATCGGGAATAATGAAGAATTACTGATTTAATTAAGCAGAAGAATCTAAAAAGAATAGAAGACATCACAAAGACAGTAATGAAGAATTGAAGTTCATGTGTGAATCTAAGAAGAAGTCTTTCATTTTGTTCTTCAGTTTGGGAACTGTTCTATAGGTAATTATCATTTTCATTCAACTGATTAAAGTGAATCCTATCAATCGATAGTGTACATTACCATATTTAATACTTCTTTCATTAACATTTCTTGCTAGATTACCTTCTGGAATGAATTTGAGGTTCAAAGAgaaattttagttttttatttttttgtaccaatttagggttttttctgtATGAAATTAGAGCATGGGTTTGCTGTAATTTACATCGGATTATTAGCTTCAATTGAATCAATTGACTTGTTCTGGTTTGTAATTGTAAAGCTAGGGTTCCGCATGATGAAATTTAGGGGTTTTCCCATATCTGTTcttaatgtcaaaagttcaaaTTAATGAATGAATGGGTTTTGTTTCCAAATCTTCTCTTAATGAATATGATTCAGTTAATCAGTATTTTGTTGTTGAAATTTGCAAGCGTAATCCATCCTGTCGAAACTTGGGTTTAACTGGCTTTTTATTAGGTGAATTTATAAATTCCAaccatgatttttatttttatttattaacggGTGTCTATATCTTCCAAATTGATTTCAATTTCATCAACTGGAACAATTTTTAGAGGTAACTTGTAAAACATCTTGTAAAGTAGGAAGATTTGCAATTGGCACCAAATCTGAATTTGGGATATACTTGATAGACCTGAAACCTAATATTTGGGCCTATTATGCTTAACATATTAAAGTTGTTGTGGAAGGGGAAGATAAATGCTTCGTGATTAGAAACAATGCATCGATTATGGCCATGGTTCTAAGCTGCAGACAGTTTCCAACTGAGAACAAGGTACCATGACAGTGGCTGATAAAGGCTCGGTGATTTGAAACAATCAGGAATATTTTGGACATTTGAAAGCCTAGCCAACTCAGTCAATTCTATCCGAGTCGGATACTTAATAACAGTTAAGCGTTTTATtgaaaaaacgggatggaaaagtGAAACTGAGTGTATTTTAGGAATTATGAAGAAAAAATGGTTGTATTTGTGTAATTGCTAATCCCACCATTTCGAGGCACATAACATTGAATTGATTTTGGAGTGTCACCAATCTCTTACTCGTGCTATAAACCCATTATACATTCCATCAAATCTTTAAAATGCATTTCTAATATGCATGCCAACAGTTCAAACAATAAGTACAAACTATAACTTAAACGACCAATTTCCAACTCACTTCTGCTTGTCTGAAATGTATGCCGAGAATTAGCAAGAGAATTAactaaaaatatatttttgatgTGTACTAACTTTTGAAgtttgtactccctccgtccccaaGATATAGGCGGAGTTTTCAATTTTTGTAGTCCCGCTAGATAGGCGGAATAACAATTCCAAGAtgagttttttttatatatgcccTTATTTATTGTGCATTGATAATTGTATTAGGAACGAGACAAACGTTAAAACAGGAAAGTAGATGCATATTTAAGAAATCAAGAtaatttcttaatctaagagattttGCTAAATCCGCCGATataatagggacggagggagtaaatcATTTAGAAATCGAATTTGTTAATATTTATTGTCTTATTCTTTTGTGATAATATaggccgtgtggcatgccaccttttggcgcgcgtttcgaggcgccgggCCATAGTCTGCCTAGGCCGATCGGTCACACGGAAAGGTGGGCCCACGGCGATCATGtagacatccttgggacctcttgagtctatgtCTACACCCTCCGTTTCGGATGACAAAGATGGATGTATATTTTATTTCCTTAGGCATGTAAATTCTGTTACTTTTTCATATCCTCTGTAATATCATGTTTTCTTTTATCTCTCTGTTCATGTGTATAAGAACAGATTGTATTGTAACTCTTTTGATATCAATAACATAACCTTAAATCCAGAATATACAACTGCCATGGCCTCAGAACCTGGCAAGATCTGGCAACCCCTCTACCGGCTGCAACATAGTCTTAATAAGGTAACAAGCATCATCAACCTCTCTTCCATGTTCTTTCATTTTCTACCTCACTTTTCACACCATAAATGCTAACATAagatatattttctttctccttcaacATGTCGCGTGAAGATTAGCAACCTATTACGGTAAGATTCGATGTAACCAACTATAATCATTGATCTTTCCTTATGAGTAGTTTTCTCAACGGAAAAGGTAGGTGGAATATATTGATGGTAAATACAAAAACCCAAATACATCTTAAAGACAAATAATCTGCAGGAGAAAGCATCGAGGACTGGGAAATCAATAATCACAAGATACACAGCGATTACTTTCATAAGCATGCAATCCACCAGTTTTGAAACTGCCAAAAAAACATGAGACTTTCTTTCGAAAAAGGTACACTCAAATCAACTTTTCTCAACGTTACAAACTTGACCAAGATATCCGATCTATAAACAACAAATGATCGGTCAATCTCTGACTTTCACTCTGAGATATCATTCGTATGGAATCAGTTAACGCTGATGAAGCCTAATTGTAGagtttgttagagaattgctcggtcgaactcgcatgcattgctatctcaggcatgtttgtcaatgttagtgatcaaaactataagtcttgatttctagcctatttgtagatgtctcgaactaggacatagatagtgtagttgagattaaatctctcgacgttcatctcttgaagacgaagaactactaaggggagcttgtggaacttcttcgacaaaaggtatgtggagacttgaacttatctatcacttggaaagtctatttctactatctcctatattgatacataagtcgtgttacgatatagttttctctatacacatttgagatttcgagctgagtatatctcgcttacatatttctcgaaatatgtgttggtaagctttcgcttcgaccaagttcatcttatatctgAGAAAATtgacgagtaacatcttacatggtttgtgtgatacaatcatttggtgtaagacttggaagttttcaataatgattatttcaatatcttgaaaattgctttgatgctaatagtgtgtgaaaaacgtctattgacattatagaagaatgtttcaatgattgaaataaagagttgaggatgtaaccatctttggatataagtatatataatatgttcgcacattagtgtataagtccataaaccgaaagccaagagtatgcatatgtgtgtatacggaattggtgaaggagacaggttaagtatgcgtacccgtgcgcatactggcggaatttctcgaaccgcgaatttctgctgagtttggttttggcaaaactcttaactagtcaccttaagtacgcgtacccgtacgcataatggcggaagtttttgaaccgaaaatttctaacgagtttggaaacttaacaaaccggttgcttaagtacgcatacccgtacacatacttaagctggttactttgtcaagtcgGTCAATTCATGtatttaaacatttaaatcataaggaatgcaatctttacaaaccgtcgctataatgttcatgattgattcaagtgaatcaaactgatttgatttcaattatattttctaagaaattgaacaactctttaaatagtttcatttgagtcatttgaactagttatggttaagatgaataaggttgatatgagagtaatcatatgtctaacctcggttaactatttgtgaaacaacatggtgtacatgtttaggtacggttacataaacctaaatgagggtacatttcatttttgtgtcacaagctaagttcgatctaaaggttgaaagatattagcttggttgaatcaggtttttcatctaacggtgattattgaatgctttgttaccaaggtaacttggattgcaaaccctgatttgaaaactatataaaggagaactctaacaattgggaaatctaatccccacacctcctgtgtgttactagttgcataactagagtcgattctcctttaaccttaggtttcttctcgagatcctgtaggttaacgacttgaaaacttcattgggattgtgaagccagaccccactattatctttgtagttgcgtgatctgatcttgttgtttctatcgtgttgagtacaattgaaataattgactcgagattttatatctcatataggcaagatagaaaagtaatcacaaacaaacttcgtctcatcgtttgttattccacgctaacttgtttcgctagtctattaagtttattgtgtggtgattgataatactaggctgttcttcgggaatataagtccggtttatcaattggttcctgttcaccttgttttatcaaaagacggaacaaaaaaactcttgggtatttctgtggtagacatatttattcaatcctatagacttttctgtgtgagacagatttgtctatcaagtcttccactttgggtcatagcaactcttagttgtgggtgagatcagctaaggaaatcaagtgcgaagtatccagttgggatcaaagacgtaaggagcgcaactgtaccttgaatcagtgtgagattgattagggttcaactacagtacattccgaagttaattggtagtaggctagtgtctgtagcgtcttaatacagtgtggtgttcaatctggactaggtcccggggtttttctgcatttgcggtttcctcgttaacaaaattctggtgtctgtgttatttattttccgcattatattttgttatataattgaaatatcacaggttgtgcgttaagatcaatcaattaaaatatctaatctttggttgttgatttacattgattgacgcttgaacattggtctttggtaccgttcaagtaactcctcttatattcaatcaggctcgcagattctatttgctgattgcggattgaattaagagttagagatattatactctttgatatactttaatctagattgagtctgactgtctagttgattctctagaaagtgtattagagtaagtcctctcagattgccaaacgaattgttgggtttgtgttgttagacccccgcattttcaattggtatcagagcaggaaaacacattaatgacctaataagtatgtgtttgtagcgatttgatatagacaaaggtgttatctcaataaacgtaccaccagtcttcgatgactctaattacttgtggtggaaaattgctatgcgtgcctttcttcaagcgcgtgattttcaatgatgggtttatgtagttaatggatatgatgctcccgttgtggtagTAGGGAATGTgaacgttccaaagaacattggtgaaaaggtgagggtacccaaatataccacaagctaaaacttttcctacctataagtcctttctccgaaagtgagtgtctatggactgagtcgagacaatacaactaatcggttcacacttcgtgtgatcgtctatgtatacgagatcgagacaatacaacaatgaagtatgtttacttgatagaaaggttcgtacttaaccaaacacaataggattgcttatcaagtaaataggaattaacgtttgtgtaatttactttagttataataaaacaattataatgcggaaatataaagtaaatgacacaacaagattttgttaactaggaaaccgcaaatgcagaaaaaccccgggaccttgtccaaaattgaatactctcaagattaagccgctacaaaaaattacagataacttcgtatagttgagaccaagcaactaaacctatagttcacctagttccgtctgtattcccacgcctccaacttataaataagtcacgtacttggaaaaattcctttggttcgtattccagaaagtaaaggaacaacaaatctgtttggtgtcaactctattcaaccaagtgatatgagtcggacaaaggatcttccgtttatcttaacataaactcctttgtcaggtccttatatctatcttatgttcaattaatgaagtaatcgtttaagattaagccaacaacactcttaatccaaagaattgtgttgatgccgatctactcaattaatcaatccaatttaccacaaggataaaccgattattaattggatcctcaaataccaaaacaagtattatgcagaccaaagattataaacccaagtcagatcttcagtatcttcaaatcttcaataaaaacctgcgcacaatcacttgaatctattgtgatcaatcacgcacaaaacggagtctgttaacagtggattatcacaagatcgtccttagaactaacaacagtctaaagatccccgtcaaaactctgaactagtttgagtgaatcttatattagaagagaatatgttcaagcataaaaaaactaggtgcaatcatatttcaaccatcaatcgaaaacaaaagataaaccgtaattatctagtttcccaccaacggtacaggctagagattctcaatcccaaagaagactttaaactgagcggccgtaagagatttcgcctaattaggttactcttctcttcgaataggcggctacaccagtaacaacaacaaaagaggaagtctgttgttagaaggattagtttgccagaaaggcaaacttcaagtatttatagacaaggaagtttggacaccaaggagtttccaaaaccgaaaatattctcaagatattcatcaaagctcaaattcggttttcataattcctggaaatgctctgtccaaaaataatgatcgaaatctctcggaaaatctaattagtaaatgcacattactaattcttatatttccctacaaaatgaaataataaccttaattaaaatattcttaacttacttatgtttcgatccttggattttcttcctttagctattaaggaataactttgaacaattaaagaaataaacattcacaccacgtgttcaaagtatgttgacatccttactttgtaagttctctttc
The nucleotide sequence above comes from Papaver somniferum cultivar HN1 chromosome 8, ASM357369v1, whole genome shotgun sequence. Encoded proteins:
- the LOC113306326 gene encoding uncharacterized protein LOC113306326; translated protein: MEYCDNNAESSSSSDSEFSSTSSSAISDNSFYSSDEDAVALSRNNLAVSLGTAITSMTWSHTRIKIPRNREAGDILLWNDYFSDNPTYPANIFRRRFRMRRELFNRILADVVSRNPYFAQKRDACGILGLSPHQKVTAAIRMLAYGCAADAIDEYLRIGETTVLEATRRFCKTIVVLYGKEYLRSPTAGDVELYTEKYKFSSMQEGARKDVERGFGVLQQQFAIVKQPARMWNPDVLAYIMKTVIILHNMIVEDERLPGDWPHEYDSRSRSAPVNISRVGTEELSRMRAAHRRHAIHNKETHFRLRQDLIEHIWSNFGDNY
- the LOC113301404 gene encoding uncharacterized protein LOC113301404; the encoded protein is MAPRGPNFTTEEDTMICRIHLAISQDSATGTDQPERVLWSRIKDKLEEALPCKPKRTWTSIQSRFQGISRQVSLYSAKVLEVDGEYHSGWNEVSRVEEIRKRFKESNGNQKFKHEECYEILKDSIKYSGRSTFVFDSGQEMEDSQSGEENADIEETIPGESSDDLDIGDIENTRKRQLGKKASKQLKKTGRAKSNAQEEMLEDIIKEQQSFNEHYKAQSLMKMGQRQAEFEAIQAKSAAKFAAKQARQEKLDLKKEADDDLAIMLKDVSTLDTVTREYFELRKMEILQRKRNQS